In the Trichoderma atroviride chromosome 4, complete sequence genome, GGTGGCGGCGTTACGATGCGGATTGTACTTTTTATATACGCCAGAGCTGTACAGTGCGTCGTTGAGAGGAATGGGCGCGATGATGCTCGTCGACAGGCGAAGGTAGCCGactgctgcagctgtgcCGGCAGTCACTCCGAGAACGGTCTTGCGAATGATGCCCATTGCGAGCTATAGTAGTATACGTTGTGCAGTTTAGAGGCTAAAGTACCGAGCTCTGACGTCTAGATACGGCTGTGGCACACGATGGAGGTGAAGGTGAAGGTTgggttggagatggaaactCGACgtcaagctgaagctgccgaTATCTGCACCGCAGATCTTGGCGCTAACGGCACCTCATAACTGCCCCGCCGCGAATACATGAACGCCTCCACAGTTGAGTGTAAGCAGGCTGCCACTAGCGAACTTTGGAATGGCTGGCCGGGCAATTCAGTGGTTTGAAGGCGTTGGGGAACACGATTCAACCTGCATAGAAATGCTATGCACGTCACTTGGTTAACAAGACAACTGAATAGATGATGGTTGGAAATCAAGTTTCAAGGTATGAAATGCCAAAATTTGAGCACTCAATCCTTAATGGCGGTAGTTGCCATGGCAAACACGGCCGCCTCTTGGTATTTTGAGTTTAAGACGCCAGTTTCTTCAAGCAGCCACTATCATCTTGCATATAGACACATTGCGGTACGAGATATGAAACTCTTCATTGCGCTTACTCATGTACATTAAATAAAGTGATTTATCGTACATACACCTGGACAGGTGTATCCTCACCGAGTCGATTCAAAGGTCAAAAGAACAGTGCCAAACGATATTATAAGCGGCGCTCGATAAGCTTTGTTCTCCCAAAGCCAatgctttttctctcccgTACAATATGTGATGTGGCTACAACATTCTCGCATTGGTATTCCTGACCCTTGACTGTGTTCAAGTTATTATCTTACTAGATACATTTCAATTACGGCGGTGCGTATACATCGTATACCACAAGCACCAGTTGGCTATTCACCAGCCTCCGTGGGTACTAAGAGATTATAACACGGCAACAAAAGTTTAACATTAAATTTCATTTCATTATTAGGTGCTGATATTTTCAACCGCATGAAGGGGTTTGTCTTTTAGAAAAGGTTAGGCCATTGGCAGTGTACAAGCACAACGGCCACCGTATATACACACCAACCACTCTACCTCCCGATATACTTCAGCTCAAGATATCTCGCCGGCGGGTACGTAACTGCCGTTACCACAAAGGTAAACTCGTTGgcaacatcaccaccatACGCGCCAATAAGCTTCGCGAGGGGTCCAACAAACCACGTTTCATCCATGCCCATGCACCAGCAAATGAcaccaagaagaaaggcGACAGAGGCTCCAATGCCCACGGGCAGTCGTGCAGGGTCATTCCAGCCTTCCAGGTCATAGTTGGCAAAGTCACCCTTTCGGAAGATGAAGTGCTCCTGAAACAAGATGATGCCATAGCTCGTGCACCAGTATCCAAGAAGACTCAAGAAGTTCTGCAGGTAAGCATTCAACTGCTCTCTACCACCGAGAGCTAAAGCAAGAATGCAGAGAAAGCAGAAAATGGTCCAGATAAATCGGGGGACGAGGGCAAAAGGCCGTGATAGCTGCTGAAACGAAATAGCGGCGCTGTAAATGCTAATGAcgttggtgttgatgccaGACAGCACGAGCAGGGTAAGCAGGAACTTGGCGAATCCTCGCGGGTAGAGCATCGTTTGGATCAGGTAGCCCAGTCCTTCCTCATAGGCAGCCGCCCAGTCAGGCTTGGAGCCGAGCGCCGAGGCAACGACACAGCCAGCAACCATGCCGATGGACGTGGGAATCGCAATGCCAAAGGTCGTCATGAGGAAGACCTTGAGCCGGCTGACGTTTGCCGGATAGTGAACGTAGTAGTCGCTGACCATGGTGCACCAGGAAGCGCTTGAGCCATAGACAATGGCCAACAAGCTGAGGACAGCACCGGTGAGCGTCGATCCAGTAGCAGTCGCAGGCGTGGA is a window encoding:
- a CDS encoding uncharacterized protein (EggNog:ENOG41~TransMembrane:11 (o80-101i113-136o156-183i190-212o218-238i250-269o289-315i345-366o378-398i410-431o451-471i)), encoding MEYDPEIGHRPAGHHVDEKDPVANVSDDTSGELATGPSSGLLFRLRRLEAHMDQKLGIESEAINRKLEQDKKPVPWLEELTMALLWASGTMNTSCFATGFLGAQFGLSLKQAIVVTIFASILGGAITGYCATFGAATGLRQISVSRYSFGWWPNKVIALLNSIQQMGWAAVSCITGGLALTAVSDGHVSLILGIVILAVVALVISFIGLNAILVYERYAWIIFFVIFLIIFGETGKYADNSTPATATGSTLTGAVLSLLAIVYGSSASWCTMVSDYYVHYPANVSRLKVFLMTTFGIAIPTSIGMVAGCVVASALGSKPDWAAAYEEGLGYLIQTMLYPRGFAKFLLTLLVLSGINTNVISIYSAAISFQQLSRPFALVPRFIWTIFCFLCILALALGGREQLNAYLQNFLSLLGYWCTSYGIILFQEHFIFRKGDFANYDLEGWNDPARLPVGIGASVAFLLGVICWCMGMDETWFVGPLAKLIGAYGGDVANEFTFVVTAVTYPPARYLELKYIGR